The DNA sequence AACCATTTTTAAGAAGCATTGCTGTGAATTTAGTTACCAAACTCTTTATCATTATACTTACAGCCATCACTTTTTACGGGCCGCAACTGGTTGCGCAAGAATATCGAATTACGCCTAACGATAACCTACAGCTTACCTTAGATAACAGCCAAGACGGCGATGTAATATTACTGGCACCTGGCAGCTATTTTGGTAACTTTGTAATACATAAGCAAGTTACCTTAACCAGTAGCGATACCAGTAACCCCGCGATAATTAATGCCCATGGTAAGGGGCATGCCATTATCGTAAAGAACTCCAACATCACCATAAGCCACCTTGCTATTAGCAATTGGGGCGATGATTTAACCGAGGAAAACTCGGGAATTTATGCCAATGAAAAAGCGTCTAACTTAAATGTTCATAACAACACCCTCAAAGGTGATGGTTTTGGTATTTGGTTTAACAAGATTGATAATGCGCAAATTTATGCCAACACAGTTGAGGGCAACCTAGCACTGCGCTCAGCTGACCGAGGCAATGGCATTCAAGTCGCCAATGTTTCTAAGAGCCGTGTTTATGACAATGAGACCTTCCATGTACGCGATGGTATCTATGTTATCGCCAGTAAAAATAACACCATAGAAAATAATACCATGCATGATTTACGCTATGGTATTCACTACATGTACTCTTACGATAACAATGTACTTAATAATTCTGCCTACAATACCCGTGCTGGCTATGCCATGATGAGTTCACGGCGCTTACTTATTGAGGGCAACAAAACCCGCGATAGTGAAGATTACGGCTTTTTATTTAACTACATCACCTACTCCACCATACAAAAAAACCATATTAAAAATGTTTGGACTAAGCCAGAAAATAAAGTCTTAGGGCGTGATGGCAAGGGCTTATTTGTTTATAACTCAGGTTTTAATACCTTTACCGATAATATTATTGATACCGCTGAAATTGGAATCCATTTAACCGCTGGCTCTGATGGCGTAAAAATATTCGGTAATAGTTTTATTAATAACCCAACACAAGTGAAGTATGTCTCTTCAAAGAAACAAGAATGGAGTCAAGAAGGCCGTGGTAACTACTGGAGTAATTACCTTGGTTGGGATATGAACAACGACAATATAGGTGATACGGTTTTTGAACCAAATGATGGCATAGACAAGCTCATCTGGCAGTACCCTGAAATGAAAATGATAATGGACAGTCCTGCTATTTTAATTTTACGTTGGGTACAAAGACAATT is a window from the Litorilituus sediminis genome containing:
- a CDS encoding nitrous oxide reductase family maturation protein NosD, which produces MNLVTKLFIIILTAITFYGPQLVAQEYRITPNDNLQLTLDNSQDGDVILLAPGSYFGNFVIHKQVTLTSSDTSNPAIINAHGKGHAIIVKNSNITISHLAISNWGDDLTEENSGIYANEKASNLNVHNNTLKGDGFGIWFNKIDNAQIYANTVEGNLALRSADRGNGIQVANVSKSRVYDNETFHVRDGIYVIASKNNTIENNTMHDLRYGIHYMYSYDNNVLNNSAYNTRAGYAMMSSRRLLIEGNKTRDSEDYGFLFNYITYSTIQKNHIKNVWTKPENKVLGRDGKGLFVYNSGFNTFTDNIIDTAEIGIHLTAGSDGVKIFGNSFINNPTQVKYVSSKKQEWSQEGRGNYWSNYLGWDMNNDNIGDTVFEPNDGIDKLIWQYPEMKMIMDSPAILILRWVQRQFPVLKPPGVKDSFPLMTSPHEQLTTELLASSQAATKE